In the genome of Drosophila subpulchrella strain 33 F10 #4 breed RU33 chromosome 2L, RU_Dsub_v1.1 Primary Assembly, whole genome shotgun sequence, one region contains:
- the LOC119548154 gene encoding RUS family member 1, whose product MKIHFREQYGRKGEEILYVTPADQSNIVRVPLRGDKLVIQEKFLLFRVLQKVFLPKGYPDSVSEDYAAYQIWDTAQAFCSTICGTLCTHAILKGIGVGSENINAYSATVTWILKEGSGHVGRILFAWWQGSQLDVDSKKWRLRADFLNDLAMGIEIYVLPKYPHFSTQILCCSTMLKAIVGVAGGATRSALTQHHALRGNLADVASKDSSQETCVNLVASFVGLYLLTLIKSQAVLYTVFYVVVSLHLYANLKAVRAVCLRSFNESRYLIALEEFFRSSRMLSPQQVNAMERVTVGKTVSVSLNIKLGLSVKNLIDEYKSSSIIENIVSSFDPHEHFIIAETKKCLGVYLHFETRPQDVLKAYFFAVFYLRDRNQIKEKYWDIQTKWQEFLALAQQEGWLIHQHLLLVDEFRLDWKV is encoded by the exons ATGAAAATCCATTTTCGGGAACAGTACGGAAGGAAGGGTGAGGAAATCCTCTATGTGACGCCAGCAG ATCAGAGCAACATTGTGAGAGTCCCCCTGCGTGGCGATAAGCTAGTGATCCAGGAGAAGTTTCTGCTTTTCCGGGTGCTGCAGAAGGTCTTCCTGCCCAAGGGCTATCCGGATAGTGTGAGCGAGGATTATGCGGCCTATCAGATCTGGGACACGGCTCAGGCTTTTTGCAGCACAATCTGCGGAACTCTCTGCACGCATGCCATATTGAAGGGAATCGGCGTGGGAAGCGAGAACATCAATGCGTATTCCGCCACAGTCACCTGGATTTTGAAGGAGGGCAGCGGACATGTGGGCCGTATACTGTTTGCCTGGTGGCAGGGCTCCCAACTGGATGTGGACTCAAAGAAATGGCGACTGCGGGCGGATTTCCTTAACGATCTGGCCATGGGCATAGAAATCTATGTGCTTCCCAAATATCCGCATTTCAGCACCCAAATCCTGTGCTGTTCCACCATGCTCAAGGCGATTGTTGGCGTGGCCGGAGGAGCTACAAGATCGGCTTTGACCCAGCACCATGCATTGAGGGGCAATCTGGCGGATGTGGCCTCGAAGGATAGTTCGCAGGAGACGTGCGTGAATCTGGTGGCCTCCTTTGTGGGACTATATCTCCTCACGCTGATCAAGAGCCAGGCTGTTCTGTACACCGTATTCTACGTGGTGGTCAGTCTGCATCTGTACGCCAATCTCAAGGCGGTAAGGGCAGTTTGCCTGCGGAGTTTCAACGAGTCCCGGTATCTAATTGCTTTGGAGGAGTTCTTCAGGTCATCCAGAATGCTCAGTCCACAGCAG GTAAATGCGATGGAGAGGGTCACAGTTGGAAAGACGGTTTCTGTATCTCTGAACATAAAGCTGGGACTGAGCGTTAAAAATCTGATTGACGAGTATAAGAGCAGCAGCATCATCGAAAACATTGTATCCTCTTTCGATCCCCATGAGCACTTTATCATTGCTGAGACAAAAAAATGCTTGGGCGTATACTTGCACTTTGAAACGCGTCCGCAGGACGTGCTCAAGGCGTACTTCTTTGCAGTGTTCTATCTGCGGGACAGAAATCAGATCAAGGAGAAGTACTGGGACATACAGACCAAGTGGCAGGAGTTTTTGGCGTTGGCGCAGCAGGAGG GTTGGCTCATCCATCAGCATTTGCTACTGGTAGACGAATTCCGTTTGGACTGGAAGGTGTAG
- the LOC119547003 gene encoding H/ACA ribonucleoprotein complex non-core subunit NAF1, which yields MESEQPTAGKSSTSIEEPQTSETPIETGKHNAMEGDLSTDKVQTTPTETTNAVVVPAEMEHQVENSSANESAQVNPPISVQEKVSDSVESLAKDQQVAGMECETLPAEVPSGNPTGDQEAPQEIDCEASVVEKTFSPTAVDGQKVPSVAPPAENSPKQPIPHVQPAPEANKDPQPSGLSLLAAYSSDDSDVEEVTPAHDSDNEVVEVPVTDTVSATAYRPVVAVSSGGESSDSSSSSDSESGSEGEYLTVLRKKIDKRINTVDCDEDDEDLDEDGATSGRRRQPPKVRGEMLLDELPPIHQLEITVPEDECVELGKVQSIVDQLVLVSVLPNSMLFDLDTVLFLEKGRKVLGEVFDVLGQVADPLYCVRFNSNQQILDRGIKIGDVVYCAPKTEHTQFVILSKLMQVRGSDASWEHDVEPPSRYVDYSDDDEEREARQEQRKRRQRDRTNSTDSVDTVTSVATTATEVSSVAPPPRQRGRRGQRESFRQSQRPTISQDNQNQPRDDQYNYHPSYNPGSWHSNYYQNYHQAAANFNMPPQQHGMHFPVPNYGYGMPYSMPPMYPHMFPPPPPFAPPPPNNQPHQGQPPPS from the exons ATGGAAAGTGAACAGCCAACGGCTGGGAAATCCTCAACTTCAATTGAAGAACCCCAAACTAGCGAAACGCCCATTGAAACGGGGAAACATAACGCCATGGAAGGGGACTTATCAACAGATAAGGTGCAAACAACACCCACAG AAACCACAAATGCAGTCGTAGTACCAGCAGAAATGGAGCACCAAGTGGAGAATTCGTCAGCTAATGAGTCAGCACAAGTAAACCCACCGATTTCTGTTCAGGAAAAGGTTTCCGATTCAGTTGAAAGTCTTGCAAAGGACCAACAGGTTGCGGGAATGGAGTGCGAGACATTACCAGCTGAGGTTCCGTCAGGAAATCCCACAGGAGACCAGGAAGCCCCTCAAGAAATAGACTGTGAAGCATCCGTAGTGGAGAAAACCTTTTCACCAACAGCGGTGGATGGCCAGAAAGTTCCATCGGTCGCTCCGCCCGCTGAAAACTCACCTAAACAACCAATTCCTCATGTACAGCCCGCTCCAGAGGCTAACAAAGATCCTCAACCAAGTGGTCTTAGTCTTTTGGCTGCCTACAGCTCCGATGATTCGGATGTGGAGGAAGTTACCCCAGCCCATGATAGCGACAACGAAGTGgttgaagttcctgtgacggaCACCGTCTCCGCCACCGCCTATCGTCCAGTGGTGGCTGTTAGCTCGGGCGGCGAAAGCTcagacagcagcagcagcagtgaCTCCGAATCCGGCTCAGAAGGAGAATACCTCACTGTACTTCGCAAGAAGATAGACAAGAGGATCAACACCGTGGACTGCGATGAGGATGACGAGGACTTGGATGAAGATGGTGCGACATCGGGCCGACGTCGTCAGCCTCCAAAAGTGCGGGGTGAAATGCTCCTCGATGAGCTGCCCCCAATCCATCAGCTGGAGATCACTGTACCCGAGGATGAATGCGTTGAACTGGGCAAGGTTCAATCCATTGTGGATCAGCTCGTTTTGGTTTCCGTTCTGCCGAATTCCATGCTGTTCGATCTGGATACTGTTTTGTTCTTGGAGAAGGGTCGCAAGGTCCTGGGCGAGGTGTTCGATGTGCTGGGTCAGGTGGCGGATCCACTTTACTGCGTTCGATTCAACAGTAACCAACAGATCCTGGACAGGGGCATTAAAATTGGCGATGTCGTGTACTGTGCTCCGAAAACCGAACACACCCAGTTTGTGATACTCTCCAAGCTGATGCAAGTGCGAGGATCGGATGCTTCGTGGGAGCACGACGTGGAACCACCTTCCCGCTATGTAGATTACTCGGATGATGACGAGGAAAGAGAAGCTAGGCAGGAGCAGCGAAAACGCCGTCAGAGGGATCGTACGAACTCTACAGACTCGGTGGATACAGTTACCTCGGTGGCAACAACTGCCACGGAGGTCTCTTCAGTGGCTCCTCCACCACGCCAACGCGGACGTCGCGGGCAGAGGGAGAGCTTCAGGCAGAGCCAGAGACCCACTATTTCGCAGGACAACCAAAACCAGCCCCGAGATGACCAATACAACTACCATCCTAGCTATAATCCGGGTAGCTGGCATTCCAACTACTATCAGAACTACCATCAGGCAGCGGCTAACTTCAACATGCCGCCGCAGCAGCATGGCATGCActtcccagtgccaaattatGGCTACGGAATGCCCTACTCCATGCCGCCGATGTATCCTCACATGTTCCCGCCACCACCGCCCTTCGCCCCGCCCCCGCCGAACAATCAGCCGCATCAGGGACAACCGCCACCCAGCTAG
- the LOC119547004 gene encoding protein phosphatase 1F has translation MSTDAIPASECAHLAEFKRFLATTAEKAAVSEEVPSRSCVTRTSSDTYKVSSEERHAELVAAIWQQLGSRGCPEHFLLKLLHRSTQQLEQDLCFAKECEVTVEGPPQYDLLKLQKFVASELEKFLIKLTDNSEMDRLKDYADEKVPGNNECHLVREPRHASAAVKNKPRKMEDRCVCLDRFGEMYGLPDKSTRFFGVFDGHSGSLSASYVTSQLPQLLADQLKAQSNPPGSSPDFYRNAFESAFLLADERFTQKKITSGTTSVCALITKDQLYIAWVGDSMALLVGKRTQLQLVKPHKPEHPDERKRIETAGGTVLHAQGQWRVNGILNVARSIGDYSLEAVIAEPDFVDVQLSEAHDFLVLGTDGLWDHVPESFIIETVYESLADPTTKLEDIPKLLIEAAKERDSQDNITAVVVLLKPRHQIENL, from the coding sequence ATGTCGACAGATGCGATTCCCGCGTCGGAATGTGCGCACCTGGCGGAATTCAAGCGATTTCTGGCCACTACGGCGGAGAAGGCAGCCGTGAGCGAGGAGGTTCCCAGCCGGAGTTGTGTAACCCGTACGTCCAGCGACACGTACAAGGTGTCCAGCGAGGAGCGTCATGCTGAGTTGGTCGCAGCCATTTGGCAGCAGTTGGGCTCTCGCGGCTGTCCGGAGCACTTCCTGCTGAAGCTGCTGCACCGATCCACGCAACAGCTGGAGCAGGATCTGTGCTTCGCCAAGGAGTGCGAGGTCACCGTGGAGGGTCCGCCGCAGTACGATCTCCTCAAGCTGCAGAAGTTCGTGGCCAGTGAGTTGGAGAAGTTCCTCATTAAACTCACCGATAACTCTGAGATGGATCGCCTTAAGGACTACGCTGATGAGAAAGTCCCCGGAAACAACGAGTGCCACCTGGTTAGGGAGCCCCGGCATGCATCCGCTGCTGTAAAGAACAAACCCAGGAAAATGGAGGACCGATGTGTTTGCCTGGACCGATTTGGGGAGATGTATGGACTGCCCGACAAAAGCACTCGTTTCTTTGGCGTCTTCGATGGTCACTCTGGCTCTTTATCCGCCAGCTATGTCACCAGCCAACTTCCCCAGCTATTGGCTGATCAGCTCAAGGCGCAGTCAAATCCACCAGGCTCCTCCCCAGACTTTTATCGCAATGCCTTCGAGTCGGCTTTTCTGCTGGCAGACGAGCGTTTTACCCAGAAGAAGATCACCAGCGGCACTACCAGCGTGTGTGCCCTGATCACCAAGGATCAGCTGTATATAGCCTGGGTGGGTGATTCCATGGCTCTTCTAGTGGGCAAAAGAACCCAATTGCAGCTGGTGAAACCGCACAAGCCAGAGCATCCAGACGAGCGCAAGAGAATAGAAACAGCCGGTGGCACTGTGCTGCATGCCCAGGGTCAGTGGCGGGTTAATGGCATCCTGAACGTGGCCCGTTCCATTGGTGACTATAGTTTGGAGGCAGTAATCGCAGAGCCTGACTTCGTCGACGTTCAGTTAAGCGAGGCTCACGACTTTCTTGTACTCGGCACCGATGGCCTGTGGGACCATGTACCAGAGTCCTTTATCATCGAAACCGTTTACGAATCCCTGGCGGATCCCACAACGAAGCTGGAAGACATTCCCAAACTACTGATAGAGGCTGCAAAGGAGCGAGATTCGCAGGACAACATAACAGCGGTGGTGGTCTTGCTCAAACCTCGCCATCAGATCGAAAATCTTTAA
- the LOC119546616 gene encoding RWD domain-containing protein 4: MSTPLEQQTDEREALQSIYEGDTNFKEIDSVTFQYKYGEEDNYKSFLVELKWGENYPDEAPTINMNTFYNRNLLPAVKEEIQTALNTEAAQWLGCGMTYTLFECLKDNLEQLTAAQPESAPTIVAVDEGVGALKISDPSADADAKKKEPKKEHLTKAQKRRQWERTDHKGDRERGWDWVDLVKHLSQTGGKHEDAPTAAEIAASNAPALHPLNN; this comes from the exons ATGTCCACGCCACTCGAGCAGCAAACGGATGAACGCGAGGCGTTGCAGTCTATTTACGAGGGCGATACAAACTTTAAGGAAATAGACAGCGTCACATTTCAGTACAAA TATGGTGAAGAGGACAACTACAAGTCGTTTCTGGTGGAGCTGAAATGGGGCGAAAACTATCCTGATGAGGCGCCAACGATCAATatgaatacattttataacAGAAATCT ACTGCCCGCTGTCAAGGAGGAGATCCAAACCGCCCTTAATACGGAAGCTGCGCAATGGTTAGGCTGTGGCATGACCTACACCCTGTTCGAATGCCTTAAGGATAACCTGGAGCAACTGACTGCCGCCCAGCCCGAATCCGCACCCACCATAGTAGCCGTAGACGAGGGCGTTGGAGCTCTAAAGATCTCCGATCCCAGTGCCGATGCAGATGCTAAGAAAAAGGAGCCCAAGAAGGAGCACCTGACCAAGGCGCAAAAGCGCCGGCAGTGGGAGCGAACCGATCACAAAGGAGATCGGGAACGTGGCTGGGACTGGGTGGACCTCGTCAAGCATTTATCGCAGACGGGTGGAAAGCATGAGGATGCTCCAACTGCCGCTGAAATTGCAGCGTCCAACGCTCCAGCTCTGCATCCCCTGAACAACTAG
- the LOC119546617 gene encoding PRA1 family protein 3 — protein sequence MSAPSTSSVGDAAAALSGNLQLPPLRTLDDFILGSARFQLPNLKDFEKWGNRVVKNLLYYQTNYFLLFLTIYAFMIFFNPSKIITGLLVQALIIAVIWQFFSSKSKKNFIASRLTGGNANAAEQNAQQKWYILAGALLGGYLLLHLLNAVLLTIFTVLLPICVTFIHASLRLRNIKNKLTNSIESFAPSTPMGSLLDALNVRADGVFN from the coding sequence ATGTCGGCACCGTCGACTTCCTCTGTGGGCGATGCTGCGGCCGCCCTCTCCGGCAATCTTCAGTTACCGCCTCTCCGCACCCTCGATGACTTCATCCTGGGATCGGCTCGATTCCAGCTGCCCAATCTGAAGGACTTCGAGAAGTGGGGCAACCGAGTAGTGAAGAATCTGCTGTACTATCAGACCAACTACTTTTTGCTCTTCCTTACCATCTACGCTTTCATGATATTCTTCAATCCTTCGAAAATTATCACTGGTCTGCTGGTTCAGGCTTTGATTATCGCCGTGATCTGGCAGTTCTTCAGTAGCAAATCGAAGAAGAACTTCATCGCCAGTCGTCTGACCGGAGGAAATGCCAATGCAGCTGAGCAAAATGCCCAGCAGAAGTGGTACATCCTGGCTGGAGCTCTCCTCGGTGGATATCTTCTCCTTCATCTGCTCAACGCCGTGCTCCTGACCATCTTCACCGTCCTGCTGCCCATCTGTGTGACCTTCATCCACGCCTCCTTGCGATTGCGTAACATTAAGAACAAGCTGACCAACAGCATCGAGAGCTTTGCTCCCTCTACGCCCATGGGATCCCTGTTGGATGCCCTAAATGTTCGCGCCGATGGGGTCTTCAATTAG
- the LOC119546615 gene encoding FAS-associated factor 2, giving the protein MEADGLTNEQTEKVLQFQDLTGIEDMNVCRDVLIRHQWDLEVAFQEQLNIREGRPTMFAASTDVRAPAVINDRFLQQVFSANMPGGRTVSRVPSGPIPRSITGILGYMINFVFQYFYSTLTSIVSAFVNLGGGNEARLVTDPLGDVMKFIREYYERYPEHPVFYQGTYAQALNDAKQELRFLIVYLHKDPAKNPDVDSFCRNTLSSRSVIDYINTHTLLWGCDVATPEGYRVMQSITVRSYPLMVMISLRANRMMIVGRFEGDCTPEELLRRLQSVTSANEVWLSQARADRLERNFTQTLRRQQDEAYEQSLLADEEKERQRQRERDAVRQAEEAVERARRDVELRKEEIARQKIELANLVPSEPAADAVGSIAVVFKLPSGTRLERRFNQSDSVLDVYHYLFCHPDSPDEFEITTNFPKRVLYSKADVDAAEGADTANQTLNKSLQDVGLKNREVLFVNDLEA; this is encoded by the exons ATGGAAGCGGACGGACTAACCAACGAACAGACGGAGAAGGTGCTCCAGTTCCAGGACCTTACCGGCATCGAGGACATGAACGTGTGCCGCGACGTCCTGATCAGACACCAATGGGATCTCGAG GTGGCCTTCCAGGAACAGCTAAATATCCGCGAGGGTCGCCCTACCATGTTCGCCGCCTCCACGGATGTGCGAGCGCCCGCTGTGATCAACGACCGCTTCCTGCAGCAGGTGTTCTCCGCCAACATGCCCGGCGGGAGGACAGTCAGCCGGGTGCCCAGTGGCCCAATACCCCGCAGCATCACCGGAATCCTTGGCTACATGATAAACTTCGTGTTCCAGTACTTCTACTCCACGCTGACGAGCATTGTCAGTGCGTTTGTGAACCTGGGCGGCGGAAACGAAGCTCGCTTGGTGACAGATCCACTGGGGGATGTGATGAAGTTCATCAGGGAGTACTACGAGAGGTATCCCGAGCACCCAGTCTTCTACCAGGGCACCTATGCCCAGGCTCTGAACGATGCCAAGCAGGAGCTGCGCTTCCTGATCGTCTACCTGCACAAGGATCCCGCCAAGAACCCCGATGTGGACTCTTTCTGCCGCAACACGCTCTCGTCGAGATCGGTCATTGACTACATTAACACACACACCCTACTGTGGGGCTGTGATGTGGCCACGCCAGAGGGCTACCGGGTGATGCAGTCGATCACGGTGCGCAGCTATCCGCTGATGGTGATGATCAGTCTACGTGCGAATCGCATGATGATCGTTGGACGCTTCGAGGGCGATTGCACGCCCGAGGAGCTACTCCGTCGCCTCCAGTCGGTGACGTCCGCCAACGAGGTGTGGCTGAGTCAAGCGCGTGCGGATCGCTTGGAGCGAAATTTCACCCAGACTTTAAGGAGACAGCAGGACGAGGCCTACGAGCAGAGTCTGCTGGCGGACGAGGAGAAGGAGCGTCAGCGGCAAAGGGAGCGGGATGCCGTAcgccaggcggaggaagccgTAGAGCGGGCTCGTCGCGATGTGGAGCTGCGCAAGGAGGAGATTGCCCGACAAAAGATTGAACTGGCCAACCTGGTGCCATCGGAACCGGCAGCGGATGCAGTCGGCTCCATTGCAGTTGTCTTCAAGCTGCCCAGTGGAACACGCCTCGAGCGGCGTTTTAACCAGTCGGATTCGGTGCTG GACGTATATCACTATCTATTTTGCCATCCCGATTCCCCGGATGAGTTTGAGATCACAACGAATTTCCCGAAGCGGGTGCTCTACTCGAAGGCAGACGTGGATGCCGCCGAAGGAGCAGACACAGCCAATCAGACGCTGAACAAGAGCCTCCAGGACGTGGGACTCAAGAACCGCGAGGTGCTGTTCGTAAACGATCTGGAAGCGTAA
- the LOC119546002 gene encoding uncharacterized protein LOC119546002: MYLVSTSKKTVLSDFADLETKSEFVHQSAEPTDFQFNGQRRVFVEVNKVGLAVMRIREKEGKAPEIQRVRKLTIDNAYCVACAKQSLEEIAVGQSGCVKIYNFRTAQLIHRFPADPQRSTVLYMDYNNTDEYIAAVRDGGDISILGTKTKQKTNTFTIDGDSTLVRFNPRKRFHLSIASYKGAVTVYDVQGMRKIFHASEAHSAPCRDIGMCASQPALLVSVGYDCKINIFDIRRNRAQASTDRLTYSLPLSTVALSECGTYLCAGNLKGELIAYDMRTTKTPLAVRSVHDTAVTRVAFVPMPSGENQQNGSLNGLENATGLEAETPRVERAPSDELRKSIAANLLSTQQQLDRMGFGGPAPASVRRDSFCDFLDAQGPKAVDRMSTRLGTSYRDSFDWETLNRKPISNETAQRQSLCTTVGPNLSSVDNSGHSSTTESLQQTLSGPLKDRSNLSGEGKLMKIAETDEHCEEQSENISVASSTGAGSDKENPPPVDPELKRRLRLLSASRNSTPHHANVTPQSSNPQLKPQKLLAKSSSGLSAQMDADWRKEFSELREFVDQRCGQMERELEYVSHCNQRQVVTQMATYMKQQMDNTVEIRDALALLLRGDSFMREFSRLQHENEMLRARLKFYQEQERTESCGE, from the exons ATGTATTTGGTTTCCACCTCCAAGAAGACTGTCCTGTCCGACTTTGCGGATCTGGAGACGAAGTCCGAGTTTGTGCACCAAAGCGCAGAGCCGACCGACTTCCAGTTCAATGGGCAAAGGCGGGTTTTCGTTGAGGTGAATAAAGTGGGTTTGGCGGTGATGCGGATAAGGGAGAAGGAAGGAAAGG CTCCCGAGATTCAGCGCGTCCGCAAACTGACCATCGACAATGCCTACTGTGTGGCCTGTGCCAAGCAATCGCTGGAGGAGATCGCCGTGGGCCAGAGCGGCTGCGTCAAGATCTACAACTTCCGGACGGCGCAGCTCATCCACCGGTTTCCTGCTGATCCGCAGAGGAGCACTGTCCTCTACATGGACTACAACAATACGGATGAGTACATAGCCGCCGTTCGGGATGGCGGCGACATCAGCATCCTGGGCACCAAGACCAAGCAGAAGACCAACACCTTCACCATCGATGGCGA CTCCACTCTGGTACGCTTTAATCCGCGCAAGCGCTTCCATCTGTCCATCGCCTCCTACAAGGGTGCCGTTACCGTGTACGATGTGCAGGGAATGCGAAAGATATTCCATGCCAGCGAGGCACACAGTGCCCCATGTCGAGACATCGGGATGTGCGCGTCCCAGCCAGCGCTGCTGGTCAGCGTGGGCTACGATTGCAAGATTAACATCTTCGACATACGGCGGAATCGGGCTCAGGCCTCCACGGATCGTTTGACCTACTCCCTTCCATTGTCTACGGTTGCGCTAAGTGAATGTGGCACTTACCTATGTGCTGGAAATCTTAAAGGCGAATTGATTGCCTACGATATGCGGACCACGAAGACTCCTTTGGCTGTGAGGAGTGTACACGATACGGCTGTGACCCGGGTGGCCTTTGTGCCCATGCCAAGCGGGGAGAACCAGCAGAATGGCAGCCTAAACGGTTTGGAAAATGCAACTGGATTGGAGGCAGAAACTCCTCGTGTAGAGCGTGCACCCAGCGATGAGCTGCGCAAATCTATTGCCGCTAATTTGCTGAGTACACAGCAACAGCTGGACAGAATGGGTTTCGGCGGGCCGGCTCCTGCTTCTGTTCGCCGGGACTCCTTTTGCGATTTTTTGGACGCTCAAGGTCCAAAAGCTGTGGATCGCATGTCTACGCGGTTGGGCACCTCATACAGGGACAGCTTTGACTGGGAGACCCTCAATCGGAAGCCTATATCCAATGAGACTGCCCAGCGTCAGAGTCTTTGTACTACAGTGGGACCTAATCTCAGCTCGGTAGACAACTCCGGCCACAGCTCCACCACGGAATCACTACAAC AGACCTTAAGCGGTCCACTCAAGGATCGAAGCAATCTCTCCGGCGAGGGAAAACTAATGAAGATCGCCGAGACGGATGAGCACTGCGAGGAGCAGTCGGAGAACATTTCCGTGGCCAGCAGTACGGGCGCGGGCAGCGACAAGGAGAACCCCCCGCCGGTGGACCCCGAATTGAAGCGTCGGCTGCGCTTGCTCTCGGCCAGTCGAAACAGTACGCCGCATCACGCCAATGTCACACCACAATCGTCGAACCCCCAGCTGAAACCCCAGAAGTTGCTGGCCAAATCCTCGAGCGGACTATCTGCCCAAATGGATGCGGATTGGCGCAAGGAGTTTAGCGAGCTGAGGGAGTTTGTCGATCAGCGTTGCGGACAGATGGAGAGGGAACTGGAGTACGTTAGTCATTGCAATCAGCGTCAGGTGGTCACCCAGATGGCAACTTACATGAAGCAGCAAATGGATAATACAGTAGAGATTCGCGATGCCCTGGCTTTACTTCTCCGAGGCGATAGCTTCATGCGAGAGTTTTCACGCCTACAGCACGAAAACGAAATGTTAAGGGCTAGATTGAAGTTCTATCAGGAACAGGAGCGAACTGAATCCTGCGGTGAATAA
- the LOC119546004 gene encoding ATP-sensitive inward rectifier potassium channel 11: MQSDVSPFGVPATESLPMHRSSSMPVKPKPLEQKPLFRSSEKETVNAADYYPESPGFVRRRKSKIAAEHLETRSELNFPYTHDWAGSTIELTPDVGSGPGTSSSDGLRRSLHRVMEKNGKENVVFRRIPEKSWRYMRDLVTTLMELEWKYMLTLFLGSYFLSWLLFAVLCYVVAYSHGDFIFDPVTGKRMGEGEHPCVYGVRNWVAMLIYSVETQTTLGFGEKYASEECPETIFLFVVQMMSAALIEGCMISVIYAKTARPARQLTKLKFSDKAVICYRDGLLCLLFRVCDPREQQSIETKIRVYIIVDKRTREGEIIKTHVELKLEGNGEQIILWPDVVCHVIDETSPLFQFTTAKLFNAAQFELYVSIVGTSPATAQMTEAKTSYLPREIFWGQRFINIIHYDAQNERYIVDYENFNRTISVDMPIVLPTNDQFKLEYRK, translated from the exons ATGCAATCGGACGTATCTCCCTTCGGAGTTCCTGCCACGGAATCCCTTCCCATGCACCGATCTTCGTCCATGCCCGTGAAACCGAAGCCGCTGGAGCAGAAACCTCTGTTTCGATCATCCGAAAAGGAAACGGTCAATGCGGCGGATTACTATCCGGAAAGTCCAGGTTTCGTACGGCGCAGAAAGTCGAAAATTGCCGCGGAACATCTGGAAACGCGCAGCGAACTAAA CTTCCCATATACACACGACTGGGCCGGGAGTACAATAGAGCTAACACCAGATGTGGGTTCCGGGCCGGGAACCTCCTCTTCCGATGGACTGAGGCGTAGCCTACATCGGGTAATGGAGAAGAACGGCAAGGAGAACGTAGTGTTCCGGCGAATTCCAGAGAAGTCTTGGCGCTACATGCGGGATCTAGTCACCACGCTG ATGGAACTGGAGTGGAAATATATGCTGACCTTGTTCCTTGGAAGTTACTTCCTCAGCTGGCTGCTCTTCGCCGTCCTCTGCTACGTGGTGGCCTACTCCCACGGGGACTTCATCTTTGATCCTGTGACTGGAAAACGGATGGGCGAGGGCGAGCATCCTTGCGTATACGGGGTACGGAACTGGGTGGCCATGCTTATATACTCGGTGGAGACGCAGACAACCCTTGGATTCGGCGAAAAGTACGCCAGTGAGGAGTGTCCAGAGACGATATTTCTGTTCGTCGTACAGATGATGAGTGCGGCTTTGATTGAGGGCTGTATGATCAGCGTGATCTATGCCAAGACAGCCCGACCGGCCCGGCAGCTTACTAAGCTCAAGTTCAGCGATAAGGCGGTG ATCTGTTATCGTGACGGGCTCCTGTGTTTGCTCTTCCGCGTGTGCGATCCCCGAGAGCAGCAGTCCATTGAGACCAAAATACGCGTCTATATTATCGTGGACAAGCG CACTCGCGAGGGTGAGATTATAAAAACTCACGTGGAACTGAAGCTGGAGGGAAACGGAGAACAAATAATTCTCTGGCCCGATGTGGTGTGCCATGTCATCGATGAGACCAGTCCGCTGTTCCAGTTCACCACCGCCAAACTCTTCAACGCTGCCCAATTTGAGCTGTATGTGTCCATAGTTGGGACTTCCCCTGCCACCGCTCAGATGACGGAAGCCAAGACTTCCTACCTTCCACGGGAGATTTTCTGGGGCCAAAGGTTCATCAACATTATCCACTACGATGCACAAAACGAGCGCTACATCGTGGATTACGAGAATTTCAACAGGACCATTTCGGTGGACATGCCCATCGTGCTGCCGACAAATGATCAGTTTAAGCTGGAGTACAGAAAATAA